The Vibrio marisflavi CECT 7928 region AACACGGGTTTCACTTGGAGTGACGTTTAACAGCAACTCTGCACTCATAAGAGTACCTCTTTATAATTTATAAAAATTCGTGCAAGAGCTGGTCAGTTTCGTATAAGGGTAATCCAACAACAGCGTGATAGCTGCCTTCTATGCGAGTGACAAATCGGCCACCTTTTCCTTGAATTCCATAACTGCCAGCTTTATCGCATGGTTCCCCTGTTTGCCAGTATTGTTCGATTTCTTTTTCTGACAGAGTCTTAAACCACACGTCGGTAATAACTACAGTAGAACGAGTTTTTTGCTCTGATGCGACAGTCACTGCCGTCATGACTTGATGGCTACGAGCAGATAACTTGAAGAGCATTTGCTTAGCATCTTGCAAGCTATCCGGTTTCTCTAGAATACCTGTATCTACAACAACGATAGTATCAGAACCGATCACTATCGATTCTGGTTCGACTTTTAAGCCTGCCAGCGCTTTATCTTGTGATAAACGCTGCACATACTGATGAGCAGATTCATCAGATTTTCGGCACTCTTCTACATCTGTTTTCACCACATCGAATGAATAGCCGAGCTGACTCAACAATTCTTTTCTTCTTGGTGAAGATGATGCTAATACTATTTTCTTATCAGTCATTTACTTCACGTGCCAATGGCGCCGTACTCTTCTCATCAATAAAAATAGCCATGGCCAAAGTATACAGTTGATCAAAGCACTCCATAGTAATAATGGATTAAAAGTGACATCTCTGATCAAGTATTCACCACAAAATATCAATATATCCAACAACATGGAAAGCAATGCGATTACAACAGCCTGCTGCCACAAAGCCATATTACGCAATACTAAGAAATTCAGCGCCACTAGGTAGATGACTATCGACATCATCATTCCCCGTATGCCCAATGTTGAACCTAGCAGCAAGTCCCAGAGTAACCCAACAATTAAGGCCGTTCCGACGTTGACTCGATGAGGTAGTGCCAACACCCAATAACAGGTAACAAGCAATAGCCATGATGGCCGAAGAATTTCCAAAATTCCCGGCCAAGGGATGGTTTGCAAAATCAGTGCAATTAAAAACGAACACCAGATAACCAGCTTACTTCTCAACACATTATTGGCCATTGCTAGTTACTCCGGTTTTCTGTGTTGGATGTGCATTCAATACTCTTTCTTGCCTGTCTTTGTTTGGCCAGACAAGTAGCAAGTATCTTAAACGTTCAAAGTCAACGACTGGCTTAGCAGTAATATCAGCAAACTCACGTTTAGTATCGCGATTCACTGAGGTTACCGTAGCAACAGGATAGCCTTCTGGGTACACACCACCGAGTCCACTTGTCACCAATAAGTCACCAACTCGAATGTCAGTACTGGTTGGGATATGCTCAAGGTTTATTTGGTCCACTTGACCTGTACCCGAGGCAATCACTCGAATATCGTTACGAATCACTTGTACAGGAATAGCACTATTGCTGTCTGTTAGCAGAAGAACGCGACTATTTTGCGCGGAAACATACGTTACCTGCCCAACAATGCCTTTGTCATTGATCACTGGTTGACCAACATAGACACCGTCTTCACTGCCTTTATCAATCACAATCTGGTGACGATATGGCGTGGTATCGACAGCCATGACTTCAGCGATCATTTTCCGCTCATCTCTTACATAAGGAGAGCCGAGTAGCTTTCTGAGTCGCTTATTTTCTTCTTTGTACTGGTCTAGTAGCAGCAAATCACTTTTTAACAGCAACACTTCGTTTTTCAACTTAGTGTTGGTATCTATTAAATGTTGCCTGGAGTTAAATCTTTCGTAGAAGCCGTCAAACATCGTCCTTGGTAAGTCAGCAGCATATTGAATTGGAGCGACCAAGCTATTGAGGAAATATCGTACACTTGAGAAAGCACCTAAACGACTATCAGCCAGCATAAGGCTGGCTGATATGACTATCGCTAAAAATAAGCGCAGCTGTAGTGAAGGGCCTCTGCCAAAAATCGGCTTCATTAAAATGAGATCCTAAAAATCGGTAAAAATGGTCTGACTAAATAGCAGGTTGATATTGCAAGCAAGAGATTACTCTTCGCTAAACAGGTCGCCACCATGCATATCAATCATTTCTAGGGCCTTACCACCACCCAAAGCAACGCAAGTTAGAGGATCTTCCGCAACGACAACAGGAATACCTGTTTCTTCTGTTAACAAACGATCAAGATCTTTAAGCAGAGCACCGCCGCCCGTTAGAACCATACCATTCTCTGAAATATCAGATGCGAGTTCTGGTGGACATTGCTCTAGCGCAACCATTACCGCAGAAACAATACCTGTTAATGGCTCTTGTAAGGCTTCTAATATCTCATTTGAGTTTAGACTAAAGCTACGAGGTACACCTTCAGCAAGGTTACGACCGCGAACTTCGATTTCCTGAACTTCGTCGCCAGGATATGCAGAACCAATTTCATGCTTAATTTTCTCAGCCGTCGCTTCACCAATTAAGCTGCCGTAGTTACGACGAACATAGTTAATGATCGCTTCATCGAATCGGTCACCACCGATACGAACTGACGAAGAATAAACAACGCCGTTAAGAGAGATAACCGCGACTTCAGTAGTACCACCACCGATATCAACAACCATCGAACCTGTTGGCTCTGAAACTCTCAGACCAGCACCGATAGCCGCTGCCATTGGCTCGTCGATTAGATAAACATCTCTAGCACCAGCACCTAATGCTGACTCACGAATCGCACGACGCTCTACTTGAGTTGAGCCACAAGGCACACAAACAAGCACACGTGGACTTGGCTTAAGAACACTGTTGTCATGAACTTGTTTAATAAAGTGTTGCAGCATTTTTTCCGTAACGTAGAAATCTGCAATTACACCGTCTTTCATAGGACGAATTGCTGAGATATTACCTGGCGTACGTCCAAGCATTTGCTTAGCGGCGTGACCTACCGCCGCAACACTTTTTTGGGGCCTTGAACGATCTTGACGGATCGCTACTACAGAAGGCTCATCTAAGACAATTCCCTGTCCTCTTACGTATATCAGTGTATTGGCTGTACCTAAATCGATAGATAGGTCATTTGAAAACATGCCACGAAGTTTTTTAAACATATTCTTCGTTCGTCCTGCTAGAAAATTAGAAGATAAAAATTTGCACTAAATGTACCAATGCCTTGCCATCTCAGCAAGGCAAAGTGGCACAAAGATGGAGGGAAACACGTAATTTCTAACAAATTCCTTACTTAGAGCATATATTTGACACAAATTACTGCCCAGTTAAGCCAGATTCGCCTCGAAATAGAACTTTGTCATTACCGCGATAAATCCCGAATGTAACAATTGAATGTGGATCTTGTTCATCACTGCCAGTGTTGCTCCAATCATACTGCAACCATGAAAGATCGTTGTTCGTTCCCTCACAACTAGAAGACTCACCACCGCTGACTAAAGTCAGCCAAAATTTGATTTGTTCTCTTGCAGATGTGGTCTGAGAAGCCTTGATGGACCTTGATGTACCTGAAGATACTGTGCCAGAGCCGGACAAACTACCATTGTCAGTCTCACTCGACCAAATCGCCTGCTGACAAAAGTTAGCCGCATCAAAACTGGTGCCACTATCATCCGTGTTAGTCGTAAAGCCACTGCCATCCCAGTACTCCACAGCAAGTGGAACAGTTAAGGTGTCACCTTGAACGCCACCGACATCCGTTAAGTTTATACGCCCAAAACGGATATCAGGCTGATCTGTAAGCGCATCTCCACTGGTGGTGTAGGCAACAGGATCAGTGTTGCTGCTTTGGCTATCTAGACTAATAACCGAAACATCCGAGCTGCCACTTTTGTTAAACGGTCCATCTGCAGAATAATCTGTCGCTTTATTCCAACAAATGCTGTCCGTGCAGTCAGAAGCAACAGTATTGGTAAACGTCCCTATCGAGCTGCTACTGTCTAACGCCCAGATTCCTGCTGAGAAGGTTGGTGAAACAAAGCGAGATGCGTATGAGCTGTTTTCAAGTAAATCAAACCCAGCTTGCAATGAACTATCAAAACTGACGTAATTTTGTACCGCACTTTCACTGCTATTCAGGGCTTCCACTTTAAACTCGACACCATCAAAAGGTTGTCCCATGTAGATAAAGCTCTGCGAATTGGGATAACTCCAAGTGGTATCTGTGACCTTAAAATAAGCGGGATAAAAGCGACCGACAGCGCGATAACCTTGATTAACGTCCATACCTAGGTATGTTGCTGAAGTATCTGCTTGCAATTGAATACTGCCTACTTCATCCCAGCTCAATCCAGAAAAATCGAAGTAGTCACCGCTAGCAGATTTATTGGTATTGGACATCGACGTTGTGCCAGATAAATTGCCAGCATTACCTCCACTTGGAGTATCAATATCGTGAGTGAGAGCTACCGTGGCTGAAGGCGCATCAGAGTCGAAAAAGTTTTGAGTCACAGTGATGCTGCAATAACTACTGGTCTCTACAGCCGCCGTTTCGCTTCCACCAGAAACCCAAATGATTGGTTTCACCATGACGGCAAAACTTTCACCTGAAGCTTTGTAGCCACTGCCTGAGCTGGAAGTGCCGCTAATTGTGTCACTGCTACAAATGGCAAGCGTCCATGGTCTCGCATAAATAGTGTGTGTCCCTGTATACGTTTCACAGTCACCATCATCGTTACATTGTTGGTTGCTCAATGAATAAGAAACAGAGCCAGCTTCTGAGTACAATACATCCATCTGAGCTTCCACTTCAGAACTACCATTTAAGGCAAAGTTCAGTGTTACATCATTAGACACTTCGGTATAACTCGAATCTGAGTCATCTTTGATATACACAGATGCACTATTGGTGGGGCTAGAAGGTTGACTGTAACTGGTAGAAGTTGTGGACAGAGTAATATTGCCAACATAGTCGGTGGAGACGACAGCGACCTCTGAGCCTCCAACCGACTGACATTCCAGTGGTTGCACGGTTACTTGCACTGATTTTCCTGCAATCACTTCTGTAGGGTTGGTAGAAATCTCCAACTTGTTTGATACAAAAGTATACTCTCCCGTTACCGTTGTATTCGACTGATCATCTTCCAAATAAGCAGTCACCGTGATATCACCAACCCCCTCTCCATCTAGTGCTAACACGAGCGTACCATTCGAATCAGGCTGGTAACTGGTGCCAGAAACGTAGCTGCCTGTCGTCACCGAGAGAGAGCCACTATCAGCACTCACGTGAATGCTTCCGGTATAATCACCACTGGCAGCCCCATCACCATCTACGACTTGTAAAGTGATGGTTTGAGCCACGCAGGATAGGCTCGTATCCGTACTTGGGGAAATAGTTAAATCAAAAGAGTTAGTTGCTGGATTTAAACAAGACCCTGAGCCAATGATATTGGTGTTAGCCTCTGAAGTAGTAAAGGTGTTGGTTGTGACACCACCAACAATATCCATCGAATTTGACAGAGTTATCGAGCTAGCCAACAGCTGGGCTGTAATATCTGAATGTGAACTCTCAATAAACGTATAGCTAGCATCCGGGCCATACATGATCAAATCATTATCACCACCTAAATCATTAAACTGAACTGCATTCCCTGAGCTTTCAGAATAAGAGGTAACAACAAAAATTTGTACTCCCGCATAGGTGCTGATTGAAGTTCTATTTGCCCCTCCTCCTCCCATAGTCATTGTTCCAAAGGTGTAGTTACCATTGGCTGCAAATCGGCTATCGACATCACCACTCGCTGTATACGACTCAATGAGAGTCCCATAACCATTCTCTTCACCTAAATCGGTAAATGACACGATCATATTGGCGCCATACCCAGTCACAGATAAGGTTTGCAGCGAGGTGAGAATATTGATCGTCACATCACTACCACTGACGCTGTACGAGCAATTCGTTCCATCACAAACGCTTGTGTAATTGGATGCAGTGATCGACAGTGAAGTCGTGCTAGAAAAAGTCGGCGCTAACGATGGAGGAGTACTGACCTTTGTCGCTCCGGTCGTACAAGCATAGCTGTCTCCGCAGGCCCCAGCTTGCCCAGCCTGATAAGATAAAGTGTCAAACGAGACCGCTAAATTACTGCCAGACAAGTTGGTACTAAGATAGCTTTGTGACCACCCAGAAATCGTACTGCTCGAGTTTTGGATACTTAAAGAGCTACTAGATGCCCAAGCTTGAGCTGGCTCGGGAATATAATTGCAGAGGTTTAAAGTGCTGAAATCAACTGCGTTACAGGTTTCGGGGACGTCTGCAACCAAAGTACCACTGTCTGATATAGTCAGATTCTTGCTGGTCACGGTTCCTGTAACCGTCGCATTTTGCGAAATTTCTAAGTCCGTCTCAGCAAATAAATGTGCCGTTATATCAATATTTGCACCGCGAATTTGTATATTGGAGCTGTTTGTCCCTTCCATAGAAACAATAATGAAGTCATCCGGATCACTTGAAGTGGTAGTGATAGCTGCATTGCCCGAAGTAGTGAGTTGCTCTAAATAAATTGTCACGCTACCATTTATATTTAAAGTACTCGTACCTGTCACATTCAAGCTTTCGACATATAGTGTAACGTCTCCGACCAGATTTAATTCAGCTATGCCCATCAAGGTTAAGCTATCTGTAATACGGTAGGTTCCATTAGATAAAGTCATTGAGCTATTGCCAGAAATAGTCAAAGCAGAGTATGTAGCATCATATGTTAGGGAAGGAACTGTAAACGTTGGAGAGGAATCTAACCTTAAGTCGGGATCAAGAATACAAGTTCCGGTTCCACATGAATTGGTTACATTTGCCACCTCTGACGAGGTATCGAAACCAATTTTCAAATCAGTCAGCCCCAAAATAGCATCGTCAGTGCTAAGCGTGACACTTGCACCACTTCCAACCCATGTTTGAGCGGCAGTCGATACGCAAACTGCATTGCCTAATGGATAGACAGCCTCTGCCCTAACTTGCCAGCCGACCAGCATTATTGCCAATATAAGTGCAATCCTAGCCATCATGACTCCTCACGTATCCATACTTCTTGAGAGCGTTGCACTTCATTGATACCTGAGCCACAAACTGCTGTAGACTCCACTTTGAAGTAGCTCATACCATCAAGAGTACCGATCGTCTCGCAAGTTATGCTGACGCTGGAACAATTTGAAAAGTTGCTTAGTACATTGTTTGCTCCTGTTGAAATGCCACTAGCAACAGGATCGCAATTGCTGGCTACTGCAGACGAAGCGTTCAGAGGATAAAACTGTGTAAGCGCATACTCATTAACCGAATGAGCAAGTAACCAAGCTTGGGTTCCGAGTATATCCCGCACCAAGGCATCTCGATTGGATTGCTCAATACGGATTAAGTTTGTGCCTAAAAACCCCATCACCACTAACGCGAAAACAGCGATGATATACAAGTTACCTTGCTGCCTACTTAGCGAATAATTGCGTTTAAACTTATGGGACATTAAGCACCTGTACATCTTGTTGGTAGTTACTTGATTCTCCATCTTGTTCAAACAACAAGTTAATATGAACTACCCCACCTCGTTGAAGGTTCGCAGGAAGGTAAGTAAATTGTCCAGAAACAACATTTTCAGCCACCTGAACACCATTTCTCATCACACTGCCACTGCTGTTATACACGCAATATGAAACTTCCGAGCTGTATATATATTGACGATCAACAACCGAGTCACTGGTAATTGAAGACGCACCGCCTGAAATAATATAAGTAGAACCTGAAACGGTCACATCAGGGCTTGCTAGGCTAAAAGCGCTTGCCGTATCTGAATAGCTAGTAGGGTTAATAACTAGAGACTTCCCAGCATCTATTACATTGCTTGAAGAAACTCCGTCATTGCCTAACAAAAAGTGCACATCACTACCACTAATGGCATAAAAGCCAGAGTAATCGATAGGGTAAAATGACACGCAAGAATCCGCACTAGAAACGGCGCTATTGCTAACAATATTGGGAACACTATGGCGGATCTCTCGCGACATTTTTTCTAGTACAAACTTGGCTTGTGTTTGTAGTCTTTGCCTTTCTATTGTTTCGCTGTAGCCTTTCATACCGATCTCGACAAAACCCGCAATGCCTAACACGATGATCCCTCCTACAATTATAGTTAGGATCATCTCGATCAGCGTGAATCCTCTCTCGTTCATCAGTAATTTCCTCGGAAGGCTTTAAACGAAATCGGCGTTTGATTGCTAGCTGAAATTGTCATAGTGATAAGCTTCATACTCCAATCTTCATAGTCGGAGTTATCGTAGGCAACACTGATGGTTACGTTGAAGTTTTTATAGGTCGTTGAACTGTCTTCCACCAATAAGTTTAAATCACCACAACCATTAGTACCGTCGGGCTCCCAGCAGCCAGTATAGTCGTCAACGTCATCGAAATTCGGTGCGCTCTCTCCAGTATCACTGCCTAAAGAGATAGAAGAGCTATCACTTCCGGTACAATCTGTAGATCCTGTATCCGATGAAGAACAGCGGATATAGTCACCATCAAAATCGCTCTCTTCGTCAAACCCACGCCCTAAGATTTGCGACATTAAACTTTGCCCTAGTGCGGCTGCACGCACTTGATAATTCGGATCGCCAGAACGAGCGATTTGAGGAAATAGCACTGTTGTTAAACCAATTATGGCAATCGCAATAATCACCATAGAAACAATAGCTTCAACTAATGTAAATCCTGTTGCTTTATTCATCAGCAGTTTCCTCTCGACACAAAACCTTGAGAGTTAATACATATGTCTGCCGTACTATTGTCCGCACTAAAACTGATATCGACACCGGCGCTAGCATCACTTTCAGGGTTACCAAGAAGATCAAAGGTTACTTGGCTAACGGTTGGGGAAGTTGAAATGGAAACTGAAGAAAAACTAAGAACATCACTGCGACTAGATATGTCAGAAGCACTGCACCCTGCTACTGAACCAATGCAGTTACTCTGAATCGCGAGAACAAAGTTATCGTTACTACTACTAGAGCCAACATTAGACTGCATGCGATTGACTTGGACTTGACGAATAATTGAGATCGCTTGCTCTTGAGCTGCGTAGGCAGAAAAGTGGGTGACTCCAAAATAACGGCTGGCCGCATAAACAGATA contains the following coding sequences:
- a CDS encoding type IV pilus modification PilV family protein translates to MNKATGFTLVEAIVSMVIIAIAIIGLTTVLFPQIARSGDPNYQVRAAALGQSLMSQILGRGFDEESDFDGDYIRCSSSDTGSTDCTGSDSSSISLGSDTGESAPNFDDVDDYTGCWEPDGTNGCGDLNLLVEDSSTTYKNFNVTISVAYDNSDYEDWSMKLITMTISASNQTPISFKAFRGNY
- a CDS encoding Maf family protein, giving the protein MTDKKIVLASSSPRRKELLSQLGYSFDVVKTDVEECRKSDESAHQYVQRLSQDKALAGLKVEPESIVIGSDTIVVVDTGILEKPDSLQDAKQMLFKLSARSHQVMTAVTVASEQKTRSTVVITDVWFKTLSEKEIEQYWQTGEPCDKAGSYGIQGKGGRFVTRIEGSYHAVVGLPLYETDQLLHEFL
- a CDS encoding PilW family protein — protein: MNERGFTLIEMILTIIVGGIIVLGIAGFVEIGMKGYSETIERQRLQTQAKFVLEKMSREIRHSVPNIVSNSAVSSADSCVSFYPIDYSGFYAISGSDVHFLLGNDGVSSSNVIDAGKSLVINPTSYSDTASAFSLASPDVTVSGSTYIISGGASSITSDSVVDRQYIYSSEVSYCVYNSSGSVMRNGVQVAENVVSGQFTYLPANLQRGGVVHINLLFEQDGESSNYQQDVQVLNVP
- a CDS encoding rod shape-determining protein; translation: MFKKLRGMFSNDLSIDLGTANTLIYVRGQGIVLDEPSVVAIRQDRSRPQKSVAAVGHAAKQMLGRTPGNISAIRPMKDGVIADFYVTEKMLQHFIKQVHDNSVLKPSPRVLVCVPCGSTQVERRAIRESALGAGARDVYLIDEPMAAAIGAGLRVSEPTGSMVVDIGGGTTEVAVISLNGVVYSSSVRIGGDRFDEAIINYVRRNYGSLIGEATAEKIKHEIGSAYPGDEVQEIEVRGRNLAEGVPRSFSLNSNEILEALQEPLTGIVSAVMVALEQCPPELASDISENGMVLTGGGALLKDLDRLLTEETGIPVVVAEDPLTCVALGGGKALEMIDMHGGDLFSEE
- the mreC gene encoding rod shape-determining protein MreC; protein product: MKPIFGRGPSLQLRLFLAIVISASLMLADSRLGAFSSVRYFLNSLVAPIQYAADLPRTMFDGFYERFNSRQHLIDTNTKLKNEVLLLKSDLLLLDQYKEENKRLRKLLGSPYVRDERKMIAEVMAVDTTPYRHQIVIDKGSEDGVYVGQPVINDKGIVGQVTYVSAQNSRVLLLTDSNSAIPVQVIRNDIRVIASGTGQVDQINLEHIPTSTDIRVGDLLVTSGLGGVYPEGYPVATVTSVNRDTKREFADITAKPVVDFERLRYLLLVWPNKDRQERVLNAHPTQKTGVTSNGQ
- a CDS encoding MSHA biogenesis protein MshP codes for the protein MSHKFKRNYSLSRQQGNLYIIAVFALVVMGFLGTNLIRIEQSNRDALVRDILGTQAWLLAHSVNEYALTQFYPLNASSAVASNCDPVASGISTGANNVLSNFSNCSSVSITCETIGTLDGMSYFKVESTAVCGSGINEVQRSQEVWIREES
- a CDS encoding DUF6701 domain-containing protein, producing MARIALILAIMLVGWQVRAEAVYPLGNAVCVSTAAQTWVGSGASVTLSTDDAILGLTDLKIGFDTSSEVANVTNSCGTGTCILDPDLRLDSSPTFTVPSLTYDATYSALTISGNSSMTLSNGTYRITDSLTLMGIAELNLVGDVTLYVESLNVTGTSTLNINGSVTIYLEQLTTSGNAAITTTSSDPDDFIIVSMEGTNSSNIQIRGANIDITAHLFAETDLEISQNATVTGTVTSKNLTISDSGTLVADVPETCNAVDFSTLNLCNYIPEPAQAWASSSSLSIQNSSSTISGWSQSYLSTNLSGSNLAVSFDTLSYQAGQAGACGDSYACTTGATKVSTPPSLAPTFSSTTSLSITASNYTSVCDGTNCSYSVSGSDVTINILTSLQTLSVTGYGANMIVSFTDLGEENGYGTLIESYTASGDVDSRFAANGNYTFGTMTMGGGGANRTSISTYAGVQIFVVTSYSESSGNAVQFNDLGGDNDLIMYGPDASYTFIESSHSDITAQLLASSITLSNSMDIVGGVTTNTFTTSEANTNIIGSGSCLNPATNSFDLTISPSTDTSLSCVAQTITLQVVDGDGAASGDYTGSIHVSADSGSLSVTTGSYVSGTSYQPDSNGTLVLALDGEGVGDITVTAYLEDDQSNTTVTGEYTFVSNKLEISTNPTEVIAGKSVQVTVQPLECQSVGGSEVAVVSTDYVGNITLSTTSTSYSQPSSPTNSASVYIKDDSDSSYTEVSNDVTLNFALNGSSEVEAQMDVLYSEAGSVSYSLSNQQCNDDGDCETYTGTHTIYARPWTLAICSSDTISGTSSSGSGYKASGESFAVMVKPIIWVSGGSETAAVETSSYCSITVTQNFFDSDAPSATVALTHDIDTPSGGNAGNLSGTTSMSNTNKSASGDYFDFSGLSWDEVGSIQLQADTSATYLGMDVNQGYRAVGRFYPAYFKVTDTTWSYPNSQSFIYMGQPFDGVEFKVEALNSSESAVQNYVSFDSSLQAGFDLLENSSYASRFVSPTFSAGIWALDSSSSIGTFTNTVASDCTDSICWNKATDYSADGPFNKSGSSDVSVISLDSQSSNTDPVAYTTSGDALTDQPDIRFGRINLTDVGGVQGDTLTVPLAVEYWDGSGFTTNTDDSGTSFDAANFCQQAIWSSETDNGSLSGSGTVSSGTSRSIKASQTTSAREQIKFWLTLVSGGESSSCEGTNNDLSWLQYDWSNTGSDEQDPHSIVTFGIYRGNDKVLFRGESGLTGQ
- the mreD gene encoding rod shape-determining protein MreD — translated: MANNVLRSKLVIWCSFLIALILQTIPWPGILEILRPSWLLLVTCYWVLALPHRVNVGTALIVGLLWDLLLGSTLGIRGMMMSIVIYLVALNFLVLRNMALWQQAVVIALLSMLLDILIFCGEYLIRDVTFNPLLLWSALINCILWPWLFLLMRRVRRHWHVK
- a CDS encoding type II secretion system protein; this encodes MNGYFRNRQTTGFTLVELIVVILLVSIVSVYAASRYFGVTHFSAYAAQEQAISIIRQVQVNRMQSNVGSSSSNDNFVLAIQSNCIGSVAGCSASDISSRSDVLSFSSVSISTSPTVSQVTFDLLGNPESDASAGVDISFSADNSTADICINSQGFVSRGNC